CACCTCGCTGCATCGGGACACCACGGCGGATTCGCCGATCGTCGGCTGCGAGCCGTCGTGCGTGCTGATGCTGCGCGAGGAGCACACCGCGCTGCTGCCCGGGGCCGCATCGGTGGCCGACCGGGTCAAGCAGGTCGAGGAGCTGCTCGTCGAAGCGATCGACGCCGGGCGGCTGGTGCTGCGCGCGGATTCCCGGCTCGCCGGGCGGCGCATCGTCTTCCACGGCCACTGCCACCAGAAGGCGGAGGTCGGCACCGCTGCCACGATGGCGCTGCTGCGCCGGATCCCGGGTGCGCAGGTCGTGGAGATCGACGCGGGCTGCTGCGGGATGGCGGGCTCCTTCGGCTTCGAGTCGGAGCACTACGACACCTCCATGGCCGTCGGCGGCGACCGGCTCTTCCCCGCGCTGGCGGCGGAATCCGAGGAAACGATCGTGGCCGCGACGGGGGTTTCGTGCCGCCAGCAGATCTTCCACGGCGCGGGCCGCACCGCCTGGCACCCGGTGGAACTCGTGCGCGAGGCGCTGGCCGGACCGGAGGCGTGATGCGATTGGTCCGCTACCGCCTCGACGGGCAGACCGGCCGCGGCGCTGTCGTCGGGGACCTGGTGCACGAGCTCTCCGACGGCGTCCCGGGACGAGTCGCCGGGACGCTGGGTGACGTTCAGCTGCTCGCGCCGTGCGAGCCGCGCGTGATCGTCTGCGCGGGCAGCAACTACGCCGATCAGATCGCCGAGAAGGGCAGGCCCTGGCCCGAGCAGCCGTCGCTGTTCCTCAAGGCTCCCAACGCGATCGTCGGCCCGGGCGCCGAGATCCTCCGGCCGGCCGAGGTGCGGCGCCTGGAGTACGAGGGCGAGCTGGCCGTGGTCGTCGGCCGCACCGCTCGTGGTGTCCGGGCCGATCGGGCCGCGGACTTCGTGCTCGGCTACACCTGCGCGAACGACGTCACCGCGCACGACTGGCGGGCCGACGGGCAGTGGACGCGGGCGAAGAGCGCGGACACGTTCTGCCCGCTGGGCCCCTGGATCGAGACCGAGCCGCCCGACCCGGCGGCGATGCGGATCACCACCCGGCTGCGCGGGCAGGTCGTCCAGCGTGGATCGGTGGCGGACGTGGTGTTCGGCATCGGTGAGCTGCTGGCCTTCGTCACCCGCTGGATCACCCTCGAACCCGGCGACGTGCTGCTCACCGGCAGCCCCGCCGGGGTGGGACCGATGGTGCCCGGAGACGACGTCGAGGTCGAGATCTCCGGTATCGGCACCTTGCGCAACGTGGTGGCCGAGCGGCCCTGACCGCCGGCGGCGAGCAGAGGAGGTGACGCCCCCGCACGACTCCCCAGCGGGCCTGCTCACCCGCGCGAAGCGGTCGAAGTGCGCACCGGAAGCGGCGCGATCCCCCGCCGCACCAACGAGATCCGCCACCTCAACACACCCCCTGCGAGCACCGTCAGCCTCGAGGAGTGTCGATGTCCCCACAGGTAATCTCGATCATCGGCCTGGTACTGATCTTCGCCCTGGCCACCCTGCGCTCGGTGAACATGGGAGCGGTCGCGTTCCTGGGCGCCTTCCTGCTCGGCACGTTCGTCTTCGGCCAGTCCAGCGATGACCTGTTCGCCGGGTTCCCCGGCGATCTGTTCGTCACGCTGGTCGGCGTCACCCTGCTGTTCGCCATCGCCAAGGCCAACGGCACGGTCGACTGGCTCATCCACAGCGGAGTCCGGGCCGTGCGCGGGCGGATAGCGCTGATCCCGTGGGTGATGTTCGTGATCACCGGCCTGCTGACGATGGTCGGCGCGGTGGTCCCCGGCGCGGTGGCCATGATGGCGCCGATCGGGCTGAACTTCGCCACCCGCTACCGGATCAACCCGCTG
This portion of the Saccharopolyspora antimicrobica genome encodes:
- a CDS encoding fumarylacetoacetate hydrolase family protein, whose product is MRLVRYRLDGQTGRGAVVGDLVHELSDGVPGRVAGTLGDVQLLAPCEPRVIVCAGSNYADQIAEKGRPWPEQPSLFLKAPNAIVGPGAEILRPAEVRRLEYEGELAVVVGRTARGVRADRAADFVLGYTCANDVTAHDWRADGQWTRAKSADTFCPLGPWIETEPPDPAAMRITTRLRGQVVQRGSVADVVFGIGELLAFVTRWITLEPGDVLLTGSPAGVGPMVPGDDVEVEISGIGTLRNVVAERP